One stretch of Vicia villosa cultivar HV-30 ecotype Madison, WI unplaced genomic scaffold, Vvil1.0 ctg.000159F_1_1_3, whole genome shotgun sequence DNA includes these proteins:
- the LOC131624748 gene encoding nucleolar protein 12-like, producing MAKKKQKEPQQTPKNDTVSSSSSVFDVLFGNAPEQITGAAASLFSDDNPYKRKPPQPALISDVTDHTPNSENGDVDEKKRKRNKEKSPVLDSNSAIKVSENSEKKKKKKSGLNEKEGEEKEKEHILDVETIGKEKKKRKRDEVEKEWEEKKYGIVKGGDKDEREGFENEKVGSKRKVRDNPADMMVSKKGFDDEDKLLRTIFVGNLPLKVKKKTLLNEFKKFGEVESVRIRSVPLQDTKIPRKGAILAKKIHELAESVNAYIVFKTEESAQASLAHNMTVVEGFHIRVDRACPPRKKLKGDTSQLYDNKRTVFVGNLPFDVKDEELYQLFGGIPNLESSVEAIRVVRDPHLNVGKGIAYVLFKTREAANSIVNKRSLNLRDRALRLSRANTNAATTPSKRPDSPGARLTHGKPNATPSKRPYTPAAQAHRTPVKKFSAASKSPSSSKNGSNRKTTASYQGLRATKSDVFKKSHGGEKPKVRTQKRPTVAARKAKAKVQQEGGTPKHAGSKGTPKKAGSKGTPKQAGSKRKFDSRTPDSSGRVMKAQKKW from the exons ATGGCTAAAAAGAAACAGAAGGAGCCGCAACAAACTCCTAAAAACGACACCGTCTCATCCTCTTCCAGCGTTTTCGATGTTCTCTTCGGCAACGCGCCGGAACAGATAACCGGAGCTGCCGCCTCTCTTTTTTCCGATGACAACCCCTATAAGAGAAAACCACCACAACCTGCTCTAATTTCCGACGTTACCGATCACACTCCAAACTCCGAAAACGGCGACGTAgatgaaaagaagagaaagaggaacaaagagaaAAGCCCCGTGCTTGATTCAAATTCTGCAATCAAAGTTTCAGAAAAttcagagaagaagaaaaagaagaaaagtgggTTGAACGAGAAGGAAggggaagagaaagagaaagagcatATTTTGGATGTAGAAACGATtgggaaggagaagaagaagaggaaaagggaTGAGGTTGAGAAAGAGTGggaggagaagaagtatgggattGTTAAGGGAGGAGATAAGGATGAAAGGGAAGGGTTTGAGAATGAAAAAGTTGGGAGCAAGAGAAAAGTGCGTGATAATCCAGCTGATATGATGGTCTCAAAGAAAGGTTTTGATGATGAAGATAAGCTTTTGAGGACTATTTTTGTTGGGAATTTGCCTCTTAAGGTGAAAAAGAAGACTTTGTTGAATGAGTTTAAGAAATTTGGTGAGGTTGAATCTGTTAGGATTCGCTCTGTTCCTTTGCAAGAT ACTAAAATACCTAGAAAGGGAGCCATCCTTGCGAAGAAGATCCATGAGTTGGCTGAAAG TGTCAATGCTTACATTGTTTTCAAAACTGAGGAATCTGCCCAGGCTTCATTGGCCCACAACATGACTGTG GTTGAAGGATTCCACATTCGTGTTGAcagggcatgcccgccccgcaagAAACTTAAAGGGGATACTTCTCAGCTCTATGATAATAAGAGAACTGTTTTTGTGGGTAATCTCCCATTTGATGTAAAG GATGAAGAACTTTATCAGCTATTTGGTGGTATACCAAATCTAGAATCAAGTGTAGAAGCTATAAGAGTTGTTCGAGATCCTCATCTTAATGTGGGAAAGGGAATTGCTTATGTGCTATTTAAAACAAGG GAAGCTGCCAATTCTATTGTTAATAAACGATCCTTGAATCTTCGAGATCGAGCATTGAGACTTAGTCGTGCCAACACAAATGCTGCTACTACCCCATCTAAAAGGCCGGACTCTCCAGGGGCACGACTCACTCATGGCAAACCAAATGCTACTCCATCTAAAAGGCCATACACTCCAGCAGCACAAGCTCATAGGACCCCTGTGAAGAAGTTTTCAGCTGCTTCAAAGTCTCCTTCAAGCAGTAAAAACGGGTCCAACAGAAAAACTACTGCATCTTATCAGGGTCTGCGTGCAACCAAGTCTGATGTCTTCAAGAAAAGTCATGGTGGAGAAAAACCAAAAGTGCGCACACAGAAAAGACCAACAGTAGCTGCCAGAAAGGCTAAAGCAAAAGTGCAGCAGGAGGGTGGTACACCCAAACATGCAGGGTCAAAAGGTACACCAAAGAAAGCAGGGTCAAAAGGTACACCAAAACAAGCAGGGTCAAAACGCAAGTTTGATAGTCGAACTCCTGATAGCTCCGGACGAGTTATGAAAGCACAAAAGAAATGGTAG